The DNA segment GCATACAAAAAAGAAGCCCACAAGAAGGGAAATCCCTCTACAAGAAGGAATTCCAACTATACAAGATCAAGTTCATAGGATAATTACAAAATACTTTAGAAATCGAAGCACAATGAGAAACGTGAAAACGAATAAGAGACCACGAATCTCTAGTGTCCCTCTCAACTCCCCTAAACATCCTTCTATCCTCTGATTCCACAACACCCAAACAATAGTACAAACACTAGCCAACCAGAGAAAACGACCTCTCTCCCCAAACGGCGGATTGAGGATGGCCTCCTCGATTATATCTCTAATGTCTCATCGACGAGCACATATCATACCAAACGTTTGGAAAAAAGAATCCCAGATAAAGCTAGCAAACTCGCGGTGCCAAAGAATATGACCAAATCTTCCTTCACCTTCCTGCAAATAATGCAACAAAAAGGGCCAACCAATGATGGCATCTTCTTAACAAGCCTATCCAACGTACTAATACGGCCGTGGAGAACTTGCCAGGTAAAGAACCTCACCTTCCTAGAAATCTTAATCCTCCACAATGACAAGAAGATAGACTCACCGACAGGAGCAGGTTTAACCAAACAGTGAAAAAAGAATTTACATGAGAACCCTTCCAAAGGATTAGGGCTCTAGACTCTCACATCTCTCCTCCCAAGGTGAAAGGGGTGACTCTCAAGAATAGAAAGGAGGACAACTACATCCATCACTTCCCTTTCGGACAGTGCACGATGAAACTCGAAGGAGAAAGAGTAGGAGCTCCCTGTCCAAACGAGAAAATTTGTCACAGAATGATTTTTAAGAGAAGATAAACGATACAATTGGGGGAAAGAACCACAAAGAGGTATTTTCCCCCACCCAGTGATATAATGAATTGAGACTATTGCTTAGAGTACAATACAAAGATACAAAGGAGAACTAAATATAAGAGTCAACTAAGAAACCAACTCCTAATatggccaaaaaaaaaaaagtcaccaaaacaaaaataacaacaatacatgcatacaaaaaaaaaaaaaccaagaatACAAGCCAAAAATAATCTGGGTTTATTCATGGGTTTGGTTAGTTCATGCATCATTTGGAAAAAATTATTAGCAAAATTCTTATGTAGGCTCAAAGGACACTCATTGGATAGTCCTTACATGTAAAAGGTCGGTgagaatatgtatatatatatatatatatatatatatatttattgacaCATACTTGTAAAAAGAAGCCAAAAATCACTTGTATTGTGATTTTAAAGCCTTCTACATAATGGCATAAACACCATATACACATGTAAATTAATACTCAAGGAGACATGCAAGATCACATGCATGCTTTCCAGCATAAGAAGAAACTGTATTAATTTGATGTGTTTGAATAAACTAGTAAACCCTCTAAACAAATAGTCAATAATATAATTCTTTGTAGCATATTAACAAATTCTTTGTAGACAGGCAACTTGGTTTACAAAACTATTTAGAGCCTGTTTGGCTTGACTATAAAACTGCTTAAAACACTTCTTAAGTACTTATAAAGTCAATTCAAATAAGCCCTTACTTTTGTTACATAATCAGCCTTTTACCACCTGCCAGTGGTCTAAGGGGGATGGAGGCAGTCAACAAATAAGATCAGAATAAGCAATAAGGTCAAAAATTAAACGGCTTCAAGCCAGAAAGTTTATATAATCAAGTagttctaaaaaaaatcaatcattcGTGTGCAAGGAGGTGTGATTAAAAACTATCAAGGAGTCATCCTCGATGTATATGATACTGATTATGTCAACAGCACTCGTGGGCTTCAAATTTAAGATTTTCCAGAGAACAAATTGCagattatatgtatataataaggaaataagtaaataaatactGAGCTAAGAACCTAGTAATGGGGTGACATTGCGCAAACATTAGCTGAGATGTCAATGAAGACAGATAGATAACTCGATGCATATGGGAAGAAATTAATCAAAGCTTCCCCCAAGATTGCATGTGTGGAGAAACAATCTTGCTTTGTATATGGAAAGACACTCctgtaaaaaattaaaactctagttttattagtttatgagtTGGAAAGATGGTGCAGAAGAGACATCATCAAAACATTACAGCTAAGAAGTTTAGATCCAGACAAGAAGCAGCTTACCATATAATTGAATACTGAGGAGGCATGCATGATcctaatttatgaaatttttcaTGTGCCAAATTCATGCATGTGAGTAGAAAGAAATTGACATAAATAATGGTGGAGATCTGGAAACAAGTGGGAGGGAGACAAGGCATGAAAATTGCTGATTTAATAACTTGAATTATATTGCAGATGAGCATGAGATTCCTCATGTCTGCCTAACtcaagttatatatatatgcttCCCTGAATGCCAAAAGATGAAGGCAGATTGAAATTGCTCAACCTTTTTAGATCATTAGCTAAGCTTTTGGCTTTTCCAAGTGAGAAAGAAAATGGATTCCTTAGATATGAACTCAAAAAAATCACTCCACATTCGTTCAAATAGCTTACCCTCAAAGCCACATCCAATTGTTGCCCAAGTTGATGAAGATTTGTGCAGATTGAAGTCCCCTGAAGCTActtcttcaacttcttctttATGCCACAGACTCAGCGGCCTTCAAGATTTGCATGATTCCATTGATGAGTTACTTCTTCTACCATGCACTCAGCAAACTCTTGTCCGTGAGAGTGGTAACAAATGGGCTGATGACTTGCTAGAAGGATCTCTAAGGCTCTTAGATTTGTGTGATATTGCTAAGGATGTGTTGTTGCAGACACGAGAATGTACACATGAACTTGAATCAGTTTTGCGCAGAAGAAGAAGTGAAACAAATATGACGAGTGATCTTCAGAATTGCTTGAATTCtaggaaaatgataaaaaagaCAGTCCATAAGGCCTTGAAGGGAATCAAaagcaggagttctcaaaaaaCTGAAGAAAGCCCAGCAACCATTAGCTTGTTAAAGGAAGTAGAAGCAATCACATATAGCACTGTTGAATCAGTATTGTCCTTCGTAGCAGGACCAAAGTTGCCATCAAAGTTAAGTCGATGGTCTTTGGTCTCCAAGCTGGTAAAATCCAAAAGAGTTGCCAGCAAAGATGAAGATGCAAATGCAAATGAGGTAGAAATAGTGGATGCCACACTATATTCAATCGCCAGTCACACAACAGATAAATCTTTCAACTTGCAGGACTTGCTGAGGAAATTTGGGTCAAGtattcaagatcttgaagaagatcTCGAGAGTCTATATAGGCACCTTATCAAAAATAGAGTTTCCCTTCTCAACATCCTAAACAACTAAGGATGAAATTTTGATAACAATATCATGGTCAATGGCAATGCCATGAAGATCCATTTTTGCTAAATGTAAATAacagtgtatatatatacatacctttttgtgtttataagaattaacacttttgaaatcaaaatccAGATTGTGAGTTTCGCATAATCTTCTTTGCTAGCCAATTATTTTGCTATGTTCATTGATGATCCGTGTGTTACATTTGAGGGGGGGAAAGACTCACTACACTACTCATTGTCCATATCACCATTTTGGTATTTCCACTGTGGCTACTTATTACTCAAAAGATTATAAGGAAATAGAAACAGAAAAATAGAGGGCTTCATCTCCAAGTATATTTCCCTGTCACAAACAGTATTAACTGATTGTTATGTTATTTAGAGGCCAACTAGCCAACCATGCTTACCAGATGAAACTTTATATTTAAGTTGGCACTGTGTGTTATCATTGTCAAAGATTCCAGTTGCCTTGATAATGGTTATAAGTATGAGAATCATATGGCAGACTGACATTCATGTAACTCCATACAGGCTCTCTTTCAACTAAGGAACAATTTGTTCAATTATCTTAGTAGCAGTAAAGCTAAACAGTGCTGTGCTAGTTGTTTTGTTGGTTTTTGAAGAAATGAATTATTTCAtcgagaaaatgaaaagaaactcaAGATAAAGATACAAACTGCGTAAGGGAATGAGACGAAAATGAACAAAGACTAAAACAGTCCACAAATCTAAAagtttaagaagaaaaaatccCAAGAGGAAGCCTGAGAAACAGACTCAAAGCAGACTAGTCCATGAAGAAACTTGCTTGTAAAGATTTTTTGAACCCTAATCAAACAAAGCTACGCATAAACAGAACCATGGAAGGCTTGAGGAAACCCAAAAGACAGATAATACAAACAAGCAAAGATTCCACTCTCCACCACGCTTAAGAAAACTGAACTATTAGCAAACTTCAAAGAGAAAACCATAGAAACTCGCTGAGTTTGACTGCTTCTATCACTAAACTTGGAGAGATCGCAGCCCGGAAGCAATTCAAGATCCACTGAATACAAAGATCGACAGAAAAAGGAGGCTGATTCCCTTACAATGCTAAAATAAGTGTTGATTTTCCTTCTCCAGAAACTCCAACCATTGCAATGAAGCCGCCAACAAAAGATATCCAGAGAAATATCCAATTTCATGGTTCTGTGCTCGTTGAAGTTATCTActtcttcaacttcttctttGTGCCATAAACTCAGCAGCCTTCAAGATTTGCATGATTGCATTGATAAGTTACTTCTCTCCCAACAAACTCTTTGTTAATGAGAGAGATAACAAATGAGTTGATGACTTGCTAAAAGGATCTCTGAGACTCAGATTTGTGTGGTATTGCTAAGGATGCATTGTTGCAAACAAAAGAATGTGCACATGAACTTGAATCAGTTTTGCACAGACTAAGAGGTCATGGGATCATTGCAAGTGATCTTCAGAAATACTTGAGTTCTAGGAAAATAATTAAGAAGACAGTCCATAAGGCCTTGAAAGGAGTCAAAAGCACGTGTTCTAAAAAAAGGTGAAGAAAGTTCAGAAACCGTTAGCTTGTTAAAATAAGTAGAAGCAATCACATACAACACCGTTGAATCAGTATCAATGTCCTTCATAGCAGGACCAAATTTGTCAACAAAGTTGAGTATGGTCTTTGGTATCCAAGATAGTGCAACCCCAAAGAGTAGCTTGCAAAGGTGAAGACGGATGCACAAACGAAATAGAAATGGTCAATGACACACTCTTTTCAATTGCCAGTCGACAGTCACACAACAGATAAATCCAATTTCCTTCTACAAGTTGAAAACGTGCAAGTCTTATTGAAGAAACTTGAGCCAAcatcatgatcttgaagaaaggCATCTTATCAAAAACAGAGTCTCACTTCTGAAGATCCTGAATCACTAAGGCTAGAATTTAGATAGTAGTATGATGATCAACGCCAGTATACACCAAATTTTACACATATCCTTCTGTGTGTATTAGGAAGAAATCTTTTGTGATCAAAATCCAGATTGCTAGTTTACTCTGTCTTCTTTCCAAGCTAACtgttttgaaatgtttatatTATTCATAATGTGCAACGTTTGAAGGGTGGAAAAATACACTATCCTTTAACATCTAGGGGTGGGCATCAGGACCAAAAATACCAAAATAAGCAAGAAActgaaccaaaccaaaattttggCTTTTACAATTAATATAGTTTGGCTTGGTACTTTGGTTTAGTTTAGGATTCAAAACCGAACCCCAAACAGAACCAAACCGCAtttattcataatatataattaaaaagaaaagaaaagaaaagaaaagaaaaaaggtaaaaagcAGGAAAACAGAggggtcattttttttttttttttttttaaagttaataaataGTCATGAATCTGAGGAGACCATGAAACCTAAAAGTGAACCgaacaaaaccaaaaaaatgTGGTTTGGTCtggttttaaactttttaaaattttttttgatTTGGCTCTCACACTGAATTCAGTGTAGACTAAATCTTGGAGAAATTTGGAAAGTAGAagtattattcaaaattaagtaCAGTGTTGATAATGATCCCTTTAAATAGACCCAAAGGGAAGGGTTGTTTCACACCtattataattctatagttagggttttccattcttgtaaatattttgtgatattttccttttctatactttgtacacttgtatatattcatttctttggtgaatgaatagagcattctgattctttctcaaacctaagagttttacatggtatcagagccctcTAAACAAACTTAGGGTTTTGTGAACCTTAGGATTTGAGAATTTATAACCCGTTTGTGATACGTTTAGGGTTTTGTGGAGAGGTGAGTTTACACTTTTGCTCACAGTCGCCGTCTTCGGTTTGTTCGCCGTCGTTAGCCGCTGCCGCTGCCACCGCggggaaaaaaaagttattttttctcGACATCGCCCAGTCCAACGAGGAGCCCAGCCGCCGATCTACAAAAGCCCCAAAGTCCGGTTGCCCTCTGACCAGTGCGTGAGGCTCACGCGCCGCCTGTTCCAGCCTGCTGTCCGTCCACACGCCGGCGCGTGTACCACCGTTTTTTCGTCCGTCTTCAGTGAGGTTTTCTCAGTGTTGTTGGCTCTTCTTGGTGGTGTGTTTGTTTGAGATATATAGATATACTCATTGCTTGTGTAGACATCTCTTcggtaaattagggtttgattctTTGCTGTCTGTTGTCTACTTTTTTGAGGTAATGGCTGATAAGAAACCAACAATGTCTGAGATTGTTCCTATGGTGTCAAAAGTATCTGAacacaagttgaatggatccaaCTACTATTCATGGAGATCAAATCCAGGAGGTGTTGTTTGCTATTATTGTCATAAACCTGGCTATACGAAACGTGAATGCAGAAGATTGCTGAATAAGGGTCAGAGGATGCCATTACCCTCTGCACATGTCGCCTCTACTCCTGATAATCTTGACAAGTCAATTATGATTTCTGCAGgggagtttgctaaatttcagcaGTATCAAGAGTCATTGAGGGCATCATCTTCTACTCCCATTACGACCATCGTAGAGACAGGTAACATTTCTAAATGCCTTCTTTCCTCCACGTCAAAATGGGTCATTGACTCTGGCGCTACATACCATATGTCAGGTAACCCCAGTTTATTCTCTACCCTTTGTACATCTACCTCTTCACCTAATGTCACTATAGCTGATGGAACCTCCACTCCTGTTTTAGGATCAGGAACTGTCCATCTCACTGAATCAATTTCTTTGtcattagttttaaatttaccaaatttctcgtttaatttgatttcggtCAGTAAACTCACTCGTGATCTTCATTGCTGTGTCTCTTTTTTTCCTGGTTATTGCTTATTTCAGGATCTTACGACGAAACAGACTATTGGTAAAGGGCGGGAAGTTGGaggtctttacatctttgaaccaCAAACACCTACGGCCATTAGATGCTCTAGCATGTCGTCTCCCTTTGAAGAGCATTGTCGTTTGGGTCGTTCGTTTATCTCTGTGTTGAANCAGCCTGCTGTCCGTCCACGCGCGTGCGCCATTGTTTTTCATCCGTCTTCTGTGGGTTTCCTCAGTGTTGTTGGCTCTTCTTGGTGGTGTGTTTGTTTGGGATATATAGATATACTCACTGCTTATAAAGACATCTCTTCGGTAATTTAGGGTTTTGATTCTCTGTTGTCCGGTGTCTATTTTTTGAGGTAATGGCTGATAAGAAACCAGTAATGTCTGAGATTGTTCCTATGGTGAAAAAAGTAACTGAacacaagttgaatggatccaaCTACTATTCATGGAGATCAAATCCAGGAGGTGTTGTTTGCTATTATTGTCATAAACCTGGCCATACGAAACGTGAATGCAGAAGATTGCTGAATAAGGGTCACAGGATGCCATCACCCTCTGCACATGTCGCCTCTACTCCTGATAATCTTGACAAGTCAATTACGATTTATGCAGaggagtttgctaaatttcagcaGTATCAAGAGTCATTGAGGGCATCATCTTCTACTCCCATTACGACTATCGTAGAGACAGGTAACATTTCTAAATGCCTTCTTTCCTCCACGTCAAAATGGGTCATTGACTCTGGCGCTACAGACCATATGACAGGTAACCCCAGTTTATTCTCTAACCTTTGTACATCTACCTCTTCACCTAATGTCACTATAGCTGATGGAACCTCCACTCCTATTTTAGGATCAGGAACTGTCTATCTCACTGAAtcaatttctttgtcatcagttttaaatttaccaaatttctcgtttaatttgatttcggtCAGTAAACTCACTTGTGATCTTCATTGTTGTGTCTCCTTTTTTCCTGTTTATTGCTTATTTTAGGATCTCACGACGAAACAGACTATTGGTAAAGGGCGGAAATTTGGaggtctttacatctttgaaccaCAAACACCTACGGCCATCACATGCTCTAGTGTGTTGTCTCCCTTTGAAGAGCATTGTTGTTTGGGTCATCCGTCTATCTCTGTGTTGAAAAGTCTTCGTCCACAACTTCAACATTTGTCTTCTTTAGATTGTGAGTCATGTCAAtttgctaaatttcatcgtTTGAGTTCGTATCCTCAAATCAATAAACGAGCTAGTGCTCCTTTTGAATTAGTCCAttctgatgtttggggtccatgTCCTGTTGAGTCCAAAGGAGGGTTTAggtattttgttacatttgtcGATGACTATTCTCGTGTTAcgtggttatatttaatgaaatttcgtTCTGAGTTACTTTCTAATTTTCGTAACTTCCATGCTGAAATTCAAATCAGTTTAGTGGTACTCTTAAAATCCTTCGGAGTGATAATGCTaaggaatatttctctcatacacTCAAGTTCTATTTAGATGCCCAtggcattcttcatcaatcttcttgTGTTGATACTCCATCTTAAAATGGGGTTGCAGAACGAAAGAATTGTCATCTCCTTGAGACAGTCAGAGCTTTGATATTTCTGATGCATGTTCCAAAATCCTTTTGGGCAGATGTTGTTTCCATAGCTTGTTTCCTAATAAATCGCATGCACTCTTCCATTCTTAAGGGTGAGGTACCTTTTCGTACTTTATGCCCCaagcaacatttgtttcccattccacccaaaatatttggttgtacctGCTTTGTTCGAGATGTTCGACCTTAGCATACCAAGCTGGATCCAAAgtccttaaaatgtattttccttGGTTATTCCTGTGTCCAAAAGGGGTATCGATGTTATTGTTctagtctaaataaatatttagtctcTCCTGATATCACGTTTTTTGAACATaccccatttttttcatcacCGTCTTTCTCTTCGAATAAGAGTCAGAGGGAGCATAAGGAAATAAAAGATGATTTCCTTGTCTACACAGTTATTTCTCCTTCTGATCCTCTTCCTAATTCATCTCTACCTATGGCTACCTCTACTCTTCCTCCTATCATTAAGGTCTATACTCGACGCCAACCTCCTTTAGTTCCATGCCCTGTACCAAAGTCTTCTTCGTCATTGGATCCAGAAACGGGTGATGATCTTCCTATTGCTCTTCGTGAAGGTAAACGTACATGTGCTCATcctatttcctcttttgtttcatataaccatttgtcgccttccacatgttcattcattgcattcTTAGAGTCAGTATCCATCCCGAAAACTGTTCATGAGGCTTTGTCTCATCCTGGTTGGTGTGCCGCAATGGTGGAGGAGATGGCTGCCTTAGATGATAATTGTACTTGGGATTTAGTTTCTCTCCTTGCAGGAAAGAAGGCTATCGGTTGCAACTGGGGTGTTTGCAGTTAAAGTCAATCCTGATGGTTTTGTTGCTCGGTTAAAAACACGCCTCGTAGCGAAAGGCTACACAAAATTTATGGCGTTGACTATGCTGatactttttctcctgtagCAAAAATGGCATATGTGAAGTTGTTTATTTCTTTAGCTTCAATCAATCATTGGCCTTTACATCAGCTTGATataaaaatgcatttcttcatggtgatcttcaagaagaggtgtatatggagcaaccaccaAGATTTGTTGTTTAGGGGGAGAATGGAACGGTGTGTCGCCTTCGTAAATCCTTGTATGGATAAAAGCAGAGCCCACGAGCTTGGTTTGGTAAATTTGGTCAGGTGATTGAAAGCTTTGGAATGCGGAAGAGGCAGGTCAGATCATTCAGTCTTTTTTAAGAGATCTGAGGGTGGTGTCATCTTGTTAGttgtatatgtggatgatattgtgaTTACTGGTGATGATGCTTTAGGGATTCAGTTCTCTAAAGACCTCTTCAATAGTCAATTCCATACAAAAGATTTGGGcatgttgaaatacttcttaggaattgaggtaataagaagcaagaaaagaatTCTATTATCAACAAGAAAACATGTACTTGACTTGTTAACTGAAACAAGAAAGCTAAGGGCTAAGCCATGTAGTACCTCAATGTTGCCCAACTTACAGCtcacaaaagatggagaattgctAAAAGATCCTGAAAGATATAGAAGGTTAGTGGGAAAACTTAATTACCTTACAGTGACTCGACCGCGACATAGCCTATTCCCGTAAGTATTTTGAGTCAGTACATGTCATGCCCTACAGTTGATNNNNNNNNNNNNNNNNNNNNNNNNNAAAGAGAGAGATCAGTATCAAGAAGTCATTGAGGGCATCATCTTCTACTCCATTACGACTATCGTAGAGAACAGGTAACATTTCTAAATGCCTTCTTTCCTCCACGTAAAATGGGTCATTGACTCTGGCGCTACAGACCATATGACAGGTAACCCAGTTTATTCTCTAACCTTTGTACATCTACCTCTTCACCTAATGTCACTATAGCTGATGGAACCTCCAACTCCTGTTTTAGGATCAGGAACTGTCTAGTCTCACTGAATCAATTTCTTTGTCAATCAGTTTTAAATTTACCAAATTTctcgtttaatttgatttcggtCATGTAAACTCACTTGTGATCTTCATTGTTGTGTCTCCTTTTTCCtgtttattgtcttattttagGATCTCACGTACGAACAGACTATTGGTAAAGGGCGGAAATTTGGaggtctttacatctttgaaccaCAAACACCTACGGCCATCACATGCTCTAGTGTGTTGTTCTCCTTTGAAGAATTGTTGTTTGGGTCATCCGTCTATCTCTGTGTTGAAAAGTCTTTCGTCCACAACTTCAACATTTGTCTTCTTTAGATTGTGAAGTCATGTCAAtttgctaaatttcatcgtTTGAGTTCGTATCCTCAAGTCATAAAACGAGCTAGTGCTCCTTTTGAATTAGTCCAttctgatgtttggggtccatgTCCTGTTGAGTCCAAAGGAGGGTTTAGGTATTTTGGTTACATTTGTCGATGACTATTCTCGTGTTACGTGggtttatatttaatgaaatttcgtTCTTGAGTTACTTTTCTAATTTTCGTAACTCTCCATGCTGAAGTTCAAATCAGTTTAGTGGTACTCTTAAAATCCTTCGGAGTGATAATCGCTAAGAATATTTTCTCTCATACACTCAAGTTCTATTTAGATGCCCAtggcattcttcatcaatctcttGTGTTGTATTCTCCATCTTAAAATGGGGTTGCAGAACGAAAGAATTGTCAATCTCCTGAAGACAGTCAGAGCTTTGATATTTCTGATGCATGTTCCAAAATCCTTTTGGGGCAGATGTTGTTTCCATAAGCTTGTTTCCTAATAAATCGCATGCACTCTTCCAATTCTTAAGGGTGAGGTACCTTTTTCGTAACTTTTAATGCCCCaagcaacatttgtttcccATTCCACCCAAAATATTTTTTGGTTGTACCTGCTTTGTTCGAGATGTCGACCTTAGCATACCAAGCTGGATCCAAAgtccttaaaatgtatttttcctTGGTTATTCCTGTGTCCAAAAGGGGTATCGATGTTATTGTTCTAgtctaaataaaattttagtccTCTCCTGATATCACGTTTTTTGACAATAACCCCATTTTT comes from the Benincasa hispida cultivar B227 chromosome 5, ASM972705v1, whole genome shotgun sequence genome and includes:
- the LOC120077388 gene encoding uncharacterized protein LOC120077388; this translates as MNSKKSLHIRSNSLPSKPHPIVAQVDEDLCRLKSPEATSSTSSLCHRLSGLQDLHDSIDELLLLPCTQQTLVRESGNKWADDLLEGSLRLLDLCDIAKDVLLQTRECTHELESVLRRRRSETNMTSDLQNCLNSRKMIKKTVHKALKGIKSRSSQKTEESPATISLLKEVEAITYSTVESVLSFVAGPKLPSKLSRWSLVSKLVKSKRVASKDEDANANEVEIVDATLYSIASHTTDKSFNLQDLLRKFGSSIQDLEEDLESLYRHLIKNRVSLLNILNN
- the LOC120078744 gene encoding uncharacterized protein LOC120078744 isoform X1, with translation MADKKPTMSEIVPMVSKVSEHKLNGSNYYSWRSNPGGVVCYYCHKPGYTKRECRRLLNKGQRMPLPSAHVASTPDNLDKSIMISAGEFAKFQQYQESLRASSSTPITTIVETGSYDETDYW
- the LOC120078744 gene encoding uncharacterized protein LOC120078744 isoform X2, whose translation is MADKKPTMSEIVPMVSKVSEHKLNGSNYYSWRSNPGGVVCYYCHKPGYTKRECRRLLNKGEFAKFQQYQESLRASSSTPITTIVETGSYDETDYW